The segment AGAATTCACGCAGTTCCGGCAGTTCGGCAAGGATCTCTCTGGTCACCAGGTGGAAGCCGCGCGAGCGAGCTCGGAGTGTGATTTCTTTTTGAATCCAGGTCATTTCGGCCCCCCAAGTGGACCTCTGGGCGAGGAAAAATTCGAAGCAAGGAAAAAAGTTTTGGCAAGGGGCCTTGCCGAGTAAACCATACAGCTTCACGGATCGGTCCAGTTTCGGCAACCCGTGCGGTGAACCATCAATGCAAGTTAAATCTCCATTAACAAGAAGCTAACGCCGCTCTAGCTGGTTGTTCTTAGAAGGTTTTTGCCTTTTGGGAAATCAAACATATCCTTTAGATCGGAAGGTAAGTCGTCGTTTGACCTTAGTAGGAAAACACGCCTTGCGGTAAGGCGCAGAAAATTCTATTGACACGTTAAGCGATCGATAAATAATCGTGTGCTTGATCAGACCTGAGGAGGATCCTTAGGGAAGATCAACGGCCAAATCTCAAGACACTCTCGACCCACAAAGAATTTATTGATTTTTAATGGTCGAAGTGGAGGTCGTCAGCATTACAAGCCGAGAACTGTTTGGGTCTGGAGCCCTTTAGTTCACTGCTTTCAAAACGCGAACATTTAACTCGTGTTGATGAAGCAGAGTCGGCAATGTGCTGTCTCACGAGCGAACGGATATTGCTCTTAATACCCGCAAAGGTTAGCTGGCAGAGTTTCTGCCCTGCTGGCCTTGATCGATATGAACCATCCGGCTGTGTCAGCCGTACCAAATCACGCCCAGTGCGCCCCTGTTTGAAAGTAGGTATTTACGAAGATGCAGAAGATCAAGAACGTTTTCGATGCGATCCTGAAGTTCGGCCACGATGAAGACTTCGTCCCAGATGCTGGTGATGAGTTTATCCCGACCGACGCTCCAGCTGGCTCTGAAGCCAAGATTGAAGTTCTTCGCCGTCGCGTCGAGCAAGGTCTGCCACTGTGGCACGACGAAGACCGTTGCGATTACTCCGGTTTGACGGGTGCCATCCGTCCTCGCGAGTAATTTAGCGAGAACGTATCGGATGATACAGGATGAATGAGGGGTGGTATATACCCCTCATTTTTTTATGCGCTGTGAGCAACTCTCGGTACGACTACTGATCTCGCACGTCTCGTAGGATGGCTACCAGCGTACTGGCAGACGGCCATCATTTCGTCCGCCTGACGCACCAAACTGGGAAGATGGCATTCGCTCTTGTTAGGCTGTAGCCACCCTACGTGTTCTGCAATCATGCCCGTCGCCGGCATGATGATCGCGGTTCCATGAACTTGCGTGTAGCGACTGGGCGTGCTCGCCTGCGTCCAAGTCGCTACCGCATTGCATGGAATCGCGTTAGGCCGCGATCCGCATCGGTTTGACAACCGGCTGGTTGATTTCCTGCGTGAAAACCAGCGTGATGCGTTCTTCGTCTTCGGCCTCAATCTGATCGTGCAGCTCCAGTTCGTCGCGCAGAATCAGTAAATTCGAAGGTGCTTGAATCCCCAGGCGAACCTTGTCAGCACCGACTTTAACCACGGTGATCAAGATCTCTTCGCCAAGTCGAAGCTTCTCACCTTCCTTGCGGGAAAGCACTAGCATATGAATAAACCTCCATGTTTATGCGTTTGTAAGAATGAAAGTAGGATCCAGCAATCTTGCGACAGTCGGCCAATCCATTGACCGAGGTCCTGATATCAGGCAGCCACCTGTAAGGCGGAAGCACTCGACAGTTGCGTTCTGAGGAACCGCTCGCCACTGGCTCCATAGAACAAAATTGTGTTGGTATCAGTCTCCCAGATTGCCGTGCATTTGACGCTCCGTGGTCCGTGCAAGCAAAAGTAGATCCCGCATGGATCTTGGGCTCGCACGATGACACGCTCGGTCATAGGGAATACGCCCGGCTCGAGTTGTTCTTTGTCACATAGAATCTGGTAAATGTACTGCCGAAGGTGTTCCAGCTGCGTGAAACACGGGGATTCAGCGGCCATAGGTTGGGGATGCTCCGTATCTATCCGGCTCAAACTCAATCGCCATCGAGAATGGGCTGGTTGGGTAACTTGGGTTAAGTGTTTGCAAAGTTAGGTATCGGCAGCATACGCGTCAAAGTTTGACATAGATAGACTAGGAAGTATGGGAAATTTGTTTCCCATGCGCGAACAAAAAGCCCAGGCAACCGAATTGCCTGGGCTTTGATCTATTTCCGAAGAATTAGCGAGATTTACGACGTGGACCGTCTTACTTCTTGACCTTTTCGTAGCGAGCAAAAGCAGCTGCGATTTCAGCGTCTTCGGTGGTTCCTTCGTGTAGCAAAACGCGATAGCGAAGGTTCATCGACTTACCAGGCTCGATCGTGTAGTCGCCTGACTTGGCGTCCTTGCCCACGAAGTCATGTACGCCGAAGGGATTCGCGGCGAACAGGCCGTATGTGCGGACGTGCCAGTACGTTGGATAGCCATAGCTGGAAGGATGGTTCATGATCGTGATGCCGACCGTCTTGTCCTTCACCGGTCCGTAGTAATCAACCCAGCCTGACTTCTTGCCCCAGGCATCTTTATCCTTCTGGCCGCT is part of the Blastopirellula marina genome and harbors:
- a CDS encoding carbon storage regulator, translating into MLVLSRKEGEKLRLGEEILITVVKVGADKVRLGIQAPSNLLILRDELELHDQIEAEDEERITLVFTQEINQPVVKPMRIAA